The nucleotide window GGCGCCGACCGATCCGGCGCGGATCGCAGAGGTGCTGCAGCGGACCATCGTGATGCTCAGCCGCCCGCTGTTCTGGAACGGTCATCGGATCGCGGTCAGCGCCTCAATCGGCGCCGCCCTGATCGGCCGCCCGCATCGCAGGCGGATCGCCGACCTGTTCGAAGAAGCCGACCTCGCGCTGTATCAGGCCAAAGCTGCGGGCCGGAATCGCGTGCACCTGATCGGGGATCAGGCGCAGAGCAGGGCGGCTTAGGGGCGGCCGGCGTCGGCCGGGCCCACACGCGCCGCTTTGCCTACGAGCCGCTTTGCATCCGCAGCCGCGCGCGGCCTCGGTTGTTCAGAGATGGGATTGGGAGGTCGCCAAACGTGTCTGCGCAAAGCCAGACTGGCGCACCCGACACGATTCGAACGTGTGACCTTTGCCTTCGGAGCGTGACTTCTTGTGTTTTCCCGAGATTTCCAGTGGTCGCTCGACTATACCTAAATAGTTGATTTATTTGAAATATTGCTGTTTCTCTTGATTGAACGGCGGTGTGGTGAACCCTGGAGATTACCGCCCCCGTGCTACCCCGGTGCTACCCGGAGCGATCAAGAGATGGCAAATGAGAAGCTGACAAAGAAGGTCGTGGACGGTCTTCTCCCGCAGGCGGGGACTATGTCGTCTGGTGCGGCAAGCTACCCGGTTTCGGATGCCGGGTGCGCTCGACGGGCACGAAATCCTTCATCGTGATGTACCGGGTTGGCGGACGGAACGCGACACCGCGTAAAGTCACCATCGGCACCTATGGGAAGATCACCGTCGAGCAGGCGCGGGAGGAGGCGAACAAGGTTCTCGCCAAGGCCGAGCTGGGTGAAGATGTCGCGGTCGAGCGCGCCCGCGTGCGAGCCGAAATGACGATCTCGCAGCTCTGCGACGAGTATTTGCGCGAAGGCGTGGATCACAAAAAGGCCTCCACCATCGAGAGCGACAAAAGCCGGATCGAAGCCCATATCCGTCCGCTCTTGGGCACCAAACGGATCGGTGCGGTGACGCGCGGCGATATCAGTAAATTCCTGCGCGATGTTGCATCGGGAAAGACTGCACGCCCGAAAAAGCCCGGGCGGCGTGGCAGCGGCGTCAAAGGCGGGCGAGGCACCGCCACCCGGACAGTTCGCTTGCTCGGCGGCATGTTCACCTACGCCGTGCGCCGCGACTATCTCAAAGAGAACCCGTGCCGGAACATGCTGCTCTACAAGGATCGCAAAGGCGAGCGCTTTTTGACGACCGAGGAGTTCCGGCGCTTGGGCGAAACGTTGGCGCTTGCGGAAACGGAAGGCCTGCCTTGGGCCTTCAACGAAGGCAAGAAGGCCAAGCATCGTCCCGTTCGCCCCGAGAACCAGCGCGAGGTCTTTTCCCCATACGTCACAGCCGCCATCCGGCTCTTGATGCTCACCGGGTGCCGCTTGCGCGAAATTTTGCATCTGCGTTGGCAGGATATCGACTTTGAACGCGGCGTGTTGAACTTGCCGGACAGCAAGACCGGCCAGA belongs to Rhodopseudomonas palustris and includes:
- a CDS encoding tyrosine-type recombinase/integrase; the protein is MTISQLCDEYLREGVDHKKASTIESDKSRIEAHIRPLLGTKRIGAVTRGDISKFLRDVASGKTARPKKPGRRGSGVKGGRGTATRTVRLLGGMFTYAVRRDYLKENPCRNMLLYKDRKGERFLTTEEFRRLGETLALAETEGLPWAFNEGKKAKHRPVRPENQREVFSPYVTAAIRLLMLTGCRLREILHLRWQDIDFERGVLNLPDSKTGQKKVLLAGSALAVLSDLPRSGVYVIAGNDPEKPRADLHRPWARIIKHAELDGLRLHDLRHSYASIGAASGIGLPALGKLLGHNNPSTTQRYAHLADDPLRRASEEIANTIAAAIGSVPSEQQP